CGAGGCGATCCAGACGCTCACCGCGGCGTCCGCCGGAGCGGCGGCATGACCGTTGCGCTCAAAGAGAAGCCGGCCTCGGTCGCGGATGCCCTGAAGGCGAAGCCCGACGGCGTGCTCGAGGTCATCGCGGCGCAATGCGGCGTGCCGCTGCGCCGCGTCTTCGACGAGCTGCCGCAAGGGGCCGCGCGCCACGTGGCGGGCAGCCGCTTCGAGGAGATCTGGCAGGCGCTTACGCAATGGGGTGACGTGCTGTTCATCGTCCACACCACCGACATCGTGCTCGAATGCAAGGGGCCGCTGCCCGGTGGCACAGCTGCGCAAGGCTATTTCAACATCCATGGCGACAGCCCGATCGGCGGCCATATCAAGGCCGACCGCTGCGCCGCGATCTATTTCATCGACCGGCTGTTCCATGGCCGGCGCTCCTGCTCGGTGCAGTTCATCAACGGCGAGGGCGAGGCGATGTTCAAGGTCTTCGTCCGCCGCGACGAGAAGCGCGAGCTCATCGCCGATCAGCTGGCGCTGTTCGAGGCGCTGCGTGCGAAAGCAACACAATGACGTCACCCCGGCGAAAGCCGGGGCTCATTAAATTCGTGCCGAATGGATCCCGGCTTTCGCCGCTATCGTATGTACACATCTCGTGAGGGATGCGCCCTTACCCTCGCCCCGCTTTAGCGGGGAGAGGGAGGGGCCCATTGCGTAGCAATGGGAGGGTGAGGGGCCTTTACGAGATCGAGTTCGACCTCAGACAACTGAACGCTCGCACGACAAGCATGCCCTCACTGCGTCGGTGGCCGTGCCCCTCACCCTTCCCGCCGCTGCGCGTCGGGCCCCTTCCCTCTCCCCGCTGCGCTTCGCTTGCAGGGCGAGGGTAAAGCGGCAAGACGGTCATCAGATGTGTGAATCCGATAGCGGCTTTCGCTGGGATGACGGAATGTCGGACTGCCCGATCTTGTCCTCGTGCTCACCAGGTCCCATGCTGCAATTTCCCAAATTTTGGCCCATGATTGCAAGCGAAGATTTTTATCCGATCTTGCCGCCGAGCTCGTCCTCGATATGGATGCGGATGATCTCGTCGAAGGTCGTTTCCGCCTTGAAGCCCAGAGCAGCAGCGCGCTTTGTCTCGAAATCGCGCGGCCAGCCGGAGACGATTTTCATGATCACCGGATCGGGCTCGCGTCTTATGAGGCGGACCGCCTTCTCGCCGGCGACGCGGCGCAAAGCCTCGATCTGCTCGCCCACCGTCGCCGACAGTCCCGGCATGCTGAGATTGCGCCGCGCCCCCAGAGGCGCCAGGTCCATCGACATCGCACGAGTGAGAAATCCTACCGCTGAGCGCGGACTCGCATGCCAGTGGCGCACATCCTCGCCAACAGGGAGGATCGCTTCCTGGCCCGCCAGAGGCTCGCGCAGGATGTTGGAGAAGAAGCCCGACGCCGCCTTGTTCGGCTTGCCGGGCCTGACGCAGATGGTCGGCAGGCGGATGCCGATGCCGTCGAAGAAGCCGCGCCGCGTATAGTCGGCGAGCAGCAATTCGCCGATCGCCTTCTGCGTGCCGTAGGAAGTGAGCGGTGTCGTGAAATACTCGTCCCCGATCTTCTCCGGAAAGGGTGCCCCGAAGACGGCGATCGAAGAGGTGAAGACGACGCGGGGTCTGTAGGGCGACTTCATGCCTTCCCGGCGGATCGCCTCGAACAGCGCCCGCGTCGCGTCGAGATTGATGCGATAGCCACGGTCGAAATCGGCTTCGGCCTCACCTGATACGATGGCCGCCAGAT
This genomic stretch from Nordella sp. HKS 07 harbors:
- the denD gene encoding D-erythronate dehydrogenase; amino-acid sequence: MHILIIGAAGMVGRKLTNRLVADGSADQFTLVDVIAPETPAGFKGKVVTRACDLAEDGVAESLIAERPDFIVHLAAIVSGEAEADFDRGYRINLDATRALFEAIRREGMKSPYRPRVVFTSSIAVFGAPFPEKIGDEYFTTPLTSYGTQKAIGELLLADYTRRGFFDGIGIRLPTICVRPGKPNKAASGFFSNILREPLAGQEAILPVGEDVRHWHASPRSAVGFLTRAMSMDLAPLGARRNLSMPGLSATVGEQIEALRRVAGEKAVRLIRREPDPVIMKIVSGWPRDFETKRAAALGFKAETTFDEIIRIHIEDELGGKIG
- the hutX gene encoding heme utilization cystosolic carrier protein HutX, which gives rise to MTVALKEKPASVADALKAKPDGVLEVIAAQCGVPLRRVFDELPQGAARHVAGSRFEEIWQALTQWGDVLFIVHTTDIVLECKGPLPGGTAAQGYFNIHGDSPIGGHIKADRCAAIYFIDRLFHGRRSCSVQFINGEGEAMFKVFVRRDEKRELIADQLALFEALRAKATQ